One window of Borreliella garinii genomic DNA carries:
- a CDS encoding DUF777 family protein has translation MENNDFCVEPGSLKGSSACVLKQYLFENVFICRIGVIKSFDYETQTGVVTIKEYKGLEISTRNISNFNLDLTEEDEVVLLQSNFNIFKESDHNHFDKNYFYIISVINPNKIGIKLDELKVNLKEFNTQSENIKFKAKKLIIDVDNVEIKGNLKINGTKFENHMHSSGTLMYVNSSGVPTTTTGKTGPIA, from the coding sequence GTGGAGAATAATGATTTTTGTGTGGAGCCAGGCAGCTTAAAGGGTTCTTCTGCTTGTGTTTTAAAGCAGTATCTTTTTGAGAATGTTTTTATTTGTAGAATAGGCGTTATTAAAAGTTTTGACTATGAAACTCAAACAGGGGTTGTTACCATTAAAGAGTATAAAGGTTTAGAGATTAGTACCAGGAATATATCTAACTTTAATCTTGATTTAACAGAAGAAGATGAAGTGGTTTTGCTTCAAAGTAATTTTAATATTTTTAAAGAAAGTGATCATAATCATTTTGACAAAAATTATTTTTATATTATAAGCGTTATTAATCCTAATAAAATTGGTATTAAGCTTGATGAGCTTAAAGTTAATTTAAAAGAGTTTAACACACAAAGCGAAAATATAAAATTTAAAGCTAAAAAATTGATTATTGATGTAGATAATGTTGAAATTAAAGGTAATTTAAAGATTAATGGAACTAAATTCGAAAATCATATGCACAGTTCTGGCACTTTAATGTATGTTAACAGTAGCGGTGTGCCAACAACTACAACTGGGAAAACAGGTCCAATTGCTTGA
- a CDS encoding complement regulator-acquiring protein, which produces MNIKSLIPLKCIALLLFSCTIDTNLNKDYKNKVEELLNSSTDDQAKISINTSSNATKNKTNTKAAGLKKNTQPTKNNNLQGLNPANQANQVASSASPASQASSATNVQATPPKQIASAQAIQTVPNNTSTPSQSIIKPQQYTFSSSFSQPTSQTNFNNSQSNNVPTNYRHQTQPSFVAPVYSGNSPLQKLKNNLLRRIAEEKNKTHNHGFRETYDQFKMKDSAFTLLDVISNISVFDRGFAPQLSSNTPEAENERNRLYAMMDFDQAKTTKFGSIMNILYQEDQNHSLIRSLIISGLGIQVSLENALEEIEKKIESFNTEYLRTTINSYAFTDKLNELESKLNSILTEKKEWLNYADAIIANTSSNSRRSNPQSLGQYIENRYLDKMQDARQSALDLYVNITEIR; this is translated from the coding sequence TTGAATATTAAATCATTAATACCTTTAAAGTGCATAGCCTTGCTTTTGTTTTCTTGCACAATTGATACTAATCTAAACAAAGATTATAAAAACAAAGTAGAAGAACTTTTAAATAGCTCAACAGATGATCAAGCAAAAATAAGTATTAACACAAGCTCAAATGCTACTAAAAATAAAACAAACACTAAAGCAGCAGGACTGAAAAAAAACACCCAACCAACAAAAAATAACAACTTGCAAGGTTTAAATCCGGCTAATCAAGCCAATCAAGTAGCAAGCTCAGCAAGCCCAGCAAGTCAAGCAAGCTCAGCAACAAATGTACAAGCTACACCGCCAAAACAAATAGCGTCTGCTCAAGCAATTCAAACTGTGCCTAATAATACAAGCACTCCTAGCCAAAGCATTATAAAACCTCAACAATATACCTTTAGTTCTAGTTTTAGTCAACCAACAAGCCAGACAAACTTTAACAACTCACAAAGCAATAATGTGCCTACCAATTATAGACACCAAACTCAGCCAAGCTTTGTTGCCCCAGTATATTCAGGTAATAGTCCATTACAAAAGCTAAAAAATAACCTTCTTAGAAGAATTGCTGAAGAAAAAAACAAAACACACAACCATGGATTTAGAGAAACTTACGATCAATTTAAAATGAAAGATTCTGCATTTACTCTATTAGATGTTATTTCAAATATTTCGGTTTTTGATCGAGGTTTCGCACCACAACTTAGCTCTAACACACCAGAAGCAGAAAATGAAAGAAATAGACTCTATGCAATGATGGATTTTGATCAAGCTAAAACTACAAAATTTGGATCAATAATGAACATCCTTTACCAGGAGGATCAAAATCACAGCTTAATCAGATCATTAATAATATCAGGGCTTGGAATACAAGTTTCTTTAGAAAATGCATTAGAAGAAATAGAGAAAAAAATTGAAAGCTTTAACACAGAGTACTTAAGAACTACAATCAATAGCTATGCCTTTACAGACAAGCTTAACGAACTTGAATCAAAACTAAATTCAATACTAACTGAAAAAAAAGAATGGTTAAATTATGCTGATGCTATTATTGCAAATACAAGCTCTAATTCAAGACGAAGTAATCCTCAATCTTTAGGACAATACATTGAAAATAGGTATTTAGATAAAATGCAAGATGCTCGCCAGTCTGCTCTTGACCTATACGTTAACATAACAGAAATCAGATAG
- a CDS encoding complement regulator-acquiring protein: protein MNKPKLLILITLGIITFFSCELNYEDTKKKVASYTEVTYDELIPQKDTKKQEHQRSTKDLKILKNNKSITQKLSEILEREMAIIKRDKLQTEIPSQFGLKNNMFELINVYKTNPQNGAKLKEKMNSNLRESQRLRRQFYSSLSYNTTDIFNLAEIVKKLYQNPKAHEIIKNISGGIRIQQRFEVTLEDLAINMDRLKETALEEIYALVVDLIEIKKEWLNTIETLIKSSNATLELQYNIEKLKDHIQKLYKEKMISLCFKSEQAFIQLETLFKSNNN, encoded by the coding sequence TTGAATAAACCAAAATTATTAATATTAATAACATTGGGGATAATAACATTTTTTTCTTGTGAACTAAACTATGAAGATACTAAGAAGAAAGTAGCAAGTTATACAGAAGTAACATATGATGAACTAATCCCTCAAAAAGACACAAAAAAACAAGAACATCAAAGATCAACAAAAGACTTAAAGATTCTAAAAAACAATAAAAGCATAACTCAAAAACTCTCTGAAATCTTAGAAAGAGAAATGGCAATAATAAAAAGAGACAAGCTTCAAACAGAAATACCTAGCCAATTTGGACTAAAAAACAATATGTTTGAACTAATTAATGTTTACAAAACAAACCCTCAAAATGGAGCAAAACTCAAAGAGAAAATGAACTCCAACCTAAGAGAGTCTCAAAGACTCAGAAGACAATTTTATTCATCACTAAGCTACAACACTACTGACATTTTTAATTTAGCAGAGATTGTAAAAAAGCTTTATCAAAACCCAAAAGCGCACGAGATAATAAAAAATATATCAGGGGGCATACGAATTCAACAAAGATTTGAAGTTACACTTGAAGATTTAGCAATTAACATGGACAGGCTAAAAGAAACTGCTTTAGAAGAAATTTATGCTTTAGTTGTTGATTTAATCGAAATAAAAAAAGAATGGTTAAATACAATAGAAACATTGATTAAAAGTTCAAACGCTACCTTAGAGCTGCAATACAATATAGAAAAGCTAAAAGATCATATCCAAAAGCTATATAAAGAGAAAATGATTTCTCTTTGCTTTAAATCAGAGCAAGCATTCATTCAATTAGAAACATTATTTAAATCTAATAATAATTAA
- a CDS encoding complement regulator-acquiring protein, with translation MKKNKLIAIFLLHILTGLILLSCSLEVNQDDNQEKQNKKAKTKISKNENNSSKMKKLSKNAKNKKTKDNLLVAINTARNLPKAASAAALRQSNNANALNQIVDPEVIELIQKILERSEDIVQISEIDFNKGEPDDQFEMKADIFSKIFFNADSTVTFDDNEYLNERRILYTSLNFNEDTILNLGRILSKLSKDPNYRSLVKETLINRGFSIQLAIEEISLKILNVRDKIQHLNKPNLETLYYDFNQLIQLKEKWLEDVDDIIRNYNADPELRNDISKLNAYIMAKNSREQFSNIHNIILNLMNTTTNILTPIQ, from the coding sequence TTGAAAAAAAATAAATTAATTGCAATATTTTTACTGCATATATTAACTGGGTTAATTTTGCTTTCTTGCTCGTTAGAGGTCAACCAAGACGATAATCAAGAGAAGCAAAACAAAAAAGCAAAGACAAAAATATCTAAAAACGAAAATAACTCATCAAAGATGAAAAAATTGTCTAAAAATGCTAAAAATAAAAAAACAAAAGACAATCTGCTTGTTGCTATTAACACCGCAAGAAATCTACCAAAAGCAGCTTCAGCGGCAGCTTTAAGACAGTCTAACAATGCTAATGCTTTAAATCAAATAGTAGACCCTGAGGTTATAGAATTAATACAAAAAATATTAGAAAGATCTGAGGATATTGTTCAAATAAGCGAGATTGATTTTAACAAGGGCGAACCTGATGACCAATTTGAAATGAAAGCAGACATATTTAGTAAAATATTTTTCAATGCAGACTCAACAGTAACTTTTGACGACAACGAATATCTAAATGAAAGAAGAATTCTTTACACATCTTTAAATTTCAACGAAGACACAATTTTAAATCTTGGGAGAATTTTATCAAAACTCAGCAAAGATCCAAACTACCGAAGTTTAGTTAAAGAAACCCTTATAAACAGAGGCTTTAGCATTCAATTAGCAATAGAAGAAATCAGCTTAAAAATATTGAATGTAAGAGACAAAATACAACATCTAAACAAACCTAATTTGGAAACACTCTACTATGATTTTAATCAACTTATACAACTTAAAGAGAAATGGCTTGAAGATGTAGATGACATTATTAGGAACTACAATGCTGATCCGGAATTAAGAAATGACATTTCAAAATTAAATGCCTACATAATGGCAAAAAATTCAAGAGAGCAATTCTCAAACATTCACAATATAATTTTAAATTTAATGAATACAACTACCAATATTCTTACACCAATTCAGTAA
- a CDS encoding complement regulator-acquiring protein — translation MKKTKLNIIKLNILTTTLTLICISCAVNKIDPKPKSKTSPKENTKEFENKSQDLEPSKEQNKDLGPLREKHPEATASKLETTLKILEAQKEKENTEIAKIANTQIDFLKTFKTDPHDSLPEDEKMQMKKIIYSSLNYEKQQIETLKEILEKLNKNLQHKKIAKNFIYDIPISIQSRLDIISKVIKKPIKDELQILNQKEIEELLMRIESELKIKENFAKKLNKTIDAYNQNSENIKTNAEQLAKHINENYKEFNSLKPIY, via the coding sequence TTGAAAAAAACTAAACTTAATATAATTAAGCTTAATATTCTTACAACAACATTAACTTTAATTTGCATCTCATGTGCCGTTAATAAAATTGATCCGAAACCAAAAAGCAAAACCAGTCCAAAAGAAAACACTAAAGAATTTGAAAATAAATCTCAAGATCTTGAGCCTTCAAAAGAACAAAATAAGGATCTGGGACCTTTAAGGGAAAAGCATCCAGAAGCTACAGCCTCAAAATTAGAAACAACCCTTAAAATCCTGGAAGCTCAGAAAGAAAAAGAAAATACAGAAATAGCTAAAATTGCCAATACACAAATTGATTTCTTAAAAACTTTTAAAACTGATCCTCATGATTCTCTTCCTGAAGATGAAAAAATGCAAATGAAAAAAATAATTTACTCATCTTTAAATTACGAAAAACAACAAATAGAGACATTAAAAGAAATTCTTGAAAAGCTTAACAAAAATCTTCAACACAAGAAGATAGCTAAAAATTTCATTTACGACATACCAATAAGTATTCAATCACGACTAGATATAATTTCAAAAGTAATAAAAAAACCAATAAAAGATGAATTGCAAATTCTAAACCAAAAAGAAATCGAAGAACTACTAATGCGCATAGAATCTGAATTAAAGATAAAAGAAAACTTTGCAAAAAAATTAAACAAAACTATTGACGCTTACAATCAAAATTCAGAAAACATTAAAACTAATGCAGAACAACTAGCAAAACATATAAATGAAAATTACAAAGAATTTAATTCTTTAAAGCCCATCTATTAG
- a CDS encoding Lp6.6 family lipoprotein, whose translation MTKLMYSVFLSAIFFVACETTKISDDMESTMNEDSKVTAPMPAEEKSMKSNKQTMKSNKQTMKSMKK comes from the coding sequence ATGACAAAATTGATGTACTCTGTGTTTTTAAGCGCAATATTCTTTGTTGCTTGTGAAACCACAAAAATTTCAGATGACATGGAAAGCACTATGAATGAGGATTCAAAGGTTACAGCTCCAATGCCAGCAGAAGAAAAATCTATGAAATCAAATAAACAAACTATGAAATCAAATAAACAAACTATGAAGTCAATGAAAAAGTAA
- a CDS encoding complement regulator-acquiring protein: MKKNKSDIIKLNILTIILTLICISCAADKTNPKESTKNLEDLDSLNKKNQEPKVSKLEKIGKKLEAQKEKDSTEIATIDTKVPDFLGPLKTQPYQHLGKNDEMNIKRIIYSSLNYEKQKIDTLKEILEKLLAKPEHQKILERFLYSISLMIQSRLNKGLDKIKKQANTLPEENYNALLIDLESNLKLKENFGKVLNKTIEAYNQDLENIKSNEDQLAKHMDENYKNLHSFKTVYY, encoded by the coding sequence TTGAAAAAAAACAAATCAGATATAATTAAGCTTAATATTCTTACAATAATATTAACTTTAATTTGCATCTCATGTGCTGCTGATAAAACCAATCCAAAAGAAAGCACTAAAAACTTAGAAGACCTTGATTCTCTAAATAAAAAGAATCAAGAACCTAAAGTCTCAAAATTAGAAAAAATTGGCAAGAAATTGGAAGCTCAAAAAGAGAAAGATAGTACAGAAATAGCTACAATTGATACTAAAGTACCTGATTTCCTGGGCCCTTTAAAAACCCAACCCTACCAACATCTTGGTAAAAATGACGAAATGAATATAAAAAGAATAATTTACTCATCTTTAAATTACGAAAAACAAAAAATAGACACATTAAAAGAAATTCTTGAAAAGCTTTTAGCAAAGCCTGAACACCAAAAGATTCTTGAAAGATTCCTTTATTCTATATCACTAATGATTCAATCCCGACTAAACAAGGGATTAGACAAAATCAAAAAGCAAGCAAACACTCTGCCTGAAGAAAACTATAATGCGCTACTAATCGACTTAGAATCTAACTTAAAACTAAAAGAAAATTTTGGAAAAGTCTTAAACAAAACTATTGAAGCTTACAATCAAGATTTAGAAAACATTAAATCCAATGAGGATCAATTAGCAAAACATATGGATGAAAATTACAAAAACCTTCATTCTTTTAAGACCGTCTATTACTAA
- a CDS encoding complement regulator-acquiring protein, giving the protein MKKTKLNIIKLNILATILTLICISCAVNKIDPESKSKTNPKENTKDLENKSQDLEPSNTKNKDLEPLRENSKETIISKLEKMIKDLEDQKDQEDTEIAKITNTQIDFLENFKSEPHDTISEDIEMKIKRIIYSSLNYEIEKIKTLKEILDKLYQNHKYKTTARNFILNIAINIQFQLEYDLELMKEEIKGASEILNQERYEILLKRVEPSLGLKQKFEKILNETIKAYNQDLNNMKTDVKALAKHMDENYKEFDPLNPGY; this is encoded by the coding sequence TTGAAAAAAACTAAACTTAATATAATTAAGCTTAATATTCTTGCAACAATATTAACTTTAATTTGCATCTCATGTGCCGTTAATAAAATTGATCCGGAATCAAAAAGCAAAACCAATCCAAAAGAAAACACTAAAGATCTTGAAAATAAATCTCAAGATCTTGAACCTTCAAATACAAAGAATAAGGATCTTGAGCCTTTAAGGGAAAACTCTAAAGAAACTATAATCTCAAAATTAGAAAAAATGATTAAGGACCTGGAAGATCAAAAAGATCAAGAAGATACAGAAATAGCTAAAATTACCAATACACAAATTGATTTCTTAGAAAATTTTAAATCTGAGCCCCATGATACTATTTCTGAAGATATAGAAATGAAAATAAAAAGAATAATTTACTCATCTTTAAATTACGAAATCGAAAAAATAAAAACATTAAAAGAAATTCTTGATAAACTTTACCAAAATCATAAATACAAAACCACAGCTCGAAACTTCATCCTCAACATAGCAATAAACATTCAATTCCAACTAGAATATGATTTAGAATTAATGAAAGAAGAAATAAAAGGGGCATCAGAGATTCTAAACCAAGAAAGATACGAAATATTACTAAAACGCGTAGAACCTAGTTTAGGGTTAAAACAAAAGTTTGAAAAAATCTTAAACGAAACCATTAAAGCTTACAATCAAGATTTAAACAACATGAAAACCGATGTGAAAGCATTAGCAAAACATATGGATGAAAATTACAAAGAATTTGATCCTTTAAATCCTGGCTATTAA